In the genome of Fulvivirga maritima, one region contains:
- a CDS encoding ABC transporter ATP-binding protein gives MKLFFRVFRYAHHLKVLFPQYVLYIFLSAAFSVVNFAMLIPLLNVLFGQDTVKQFEKPTEFSLSLDYATDYFNYYFTTIVENQGKKEALMFVCLVVVVSVLLTNVFRYLAAIVSARVRLDVIKNLRMAIYNRVSIMHLGFFSNERKGDLMSRITNDVQEVENSVLNSPKSLLREPVQVVFYFITLFAISYKLTLFTILILPISGGVLGYVVKKLKRKAVQSQESLGRIVNILDETLGGIRIVKAFNALNYVRKKMDDETDFFKKVNLSYAHRKEMGSPISEVLGVGIVTIILYYGGSLVLENDASLNASQFIAYLAIFSQIISPAKAFSQGISTVPKGLVAAERIFSVVDTTPAITNKPNAQVLPSFENELTFEHVDFAYDKEKVLSDINVTIPKGKMVALVGPSGGGKSTLADLIPRFYDPTGGSIKIDGIDLRDYDIDSIRKHMGIVTQESILFNDTIFNNIAFGLEDAKREDVIQAAKIANAHQFIEGMENGYDTNIGDRGMKLSGGQRQRISIARAVLKNPPILILDEATSALDSESERLVQDALSNLMKNRTSLVIAHRLSTIQYADEIVVIQDGKVIERGSHAELLSQEGVYKKLNLMQNT, from the coding sequence ATGAAACTGTTCTTTAGAGTATTCAGGTATGCGCACCATTTAAAAGTGCTATTTCCTCAATATGTATTATATATATTTCTTAGTGCGGCCTTTAGTGTAGTAAATTTTGCCATGCTTATTCCTTTGCTCAATGTACTTTTTGGGCAGGATACGGTAAAGCAATTTGAAAAACCAACTGAATTTTCGCTGTCATTAGATTACGCCACAGATTATTTCAATTATTATTTTACTACCATAGTAGAAAATCAGGGTAAAAAAGAGGCCCTAATGTTCGTATGTCTGGTAGTGGTCGTTTCTGTGTTGCTAACCAATGTGTTTAGGTACCTGGCGGCTATTGTAAGTGCCAGAGTAAGGCTAGATGTGATCAAGAATTTAAGAATGGCCATTTATAATAGGGTATCAATCATGCATCTAGGCTTTTTCTCTAATGAAAGAAAAGGAGACCTCATGTCTCGTATCACCAATGATGTACAGGAGGTGGAAAATTCGGTTTTGAATAGCCCCAAATCATTATTAAGAGAGCCTGTTCAGGTGGTATTTTACTTTATTACACTTTTTGCTATTTCATATAAGCTTACTTTATTCACTATATTAATATTGCCAATTTCTGGTGGTGTATTAGGCTATGTGGTGAAAAAACTGAAAAGAAAGGCCGTTCAAAGTCAAGAGTCACTTGGGCGGATAGTAAATATTTTAGATGAGACCTTAGGGGGCATTCGCATAGTGAAGGCTTTTAATGCTTTGAATTATGTAAGAAAGAAGATGGATGATGAAACGGACTTCTTTAAAAAAGTGAACCTTTCTTATGCACACAGAAAAGAAATGGGATCACCTATCTCTGAAGTGCTAGGCGTAGGTATAGTCACCATCATTTTATATTATGGTGGTAGCTTGGTGTTAGAAAATGATGCTTCATTGAATGCAAGTCAGTTTATTGCTTATTTGGCTATTTTCTCTCAAATTATTTCACCTGCTAAAGCCTTTTCACAAGGAATATCTACCGTGCCTAAAGGTTTAGTAGCTGCAGAGAGAATTTTTAGTGTGGTGGATACCACGCCCGCTATTACCAACAAGCCTAATGCTCAGGTGCTACCTTCTTTTGAAAATGAACTCACTTTTGAGCATGTAGACTTTGCTTATGATAAGGAAAAGGTGCTTAGTGATATTAATGTTACTATTCCTAAAGGAAAGATGGTAGCGCTGGTAGGCCCTTCAGGTGGAGGTAAATCTACTTTGGCTGATTTGATACCACGCTTTTACGATCCTACCGGTGGAAGCATTAAAATTGATGGAATAGATTTGAGAGACTATGACATTGATTCCATTAGAAAGCATATGGGTATTGTTACTCAGGAATCTATACTTTTTAATGACACTATTTTTAACAATATTGCTTTCGGCTTAGAAGATGCTAAGCGAGAGGATGTAATACAAGCGGCTAAAATTGCTAACGCGCATCAGTTTATAGAGGGGATGGAAAACGGATATGATACCAATATCGGAGATAGAGGTATGAAACTTTCCGGCGGGCAAAGACAGAGAATAAGCATAGCAAGAGCCGTGTTGAAAAATCCACCAATATTGATTTTGGATGAAGCCACTTCAGCGCTTGATTCGGAATCTGAAAGGCTGGTTCAGGATGCACTTTCTAACCTTATGAAGAACAGAACATCTCTGGTAATAGCACACAGATTAAGTACCATACAGTATGCTGACGAAATAGTAGTAATACAGGACGGAAAGGTGATAGAACGCGGTTCTCATGCCGAATTATTGAGCCAGGAAGGTGTGTATAAAAAGCTAAATCTGATGCAGAATACTTGA
- a CDS encoding VOC family protein, whose amino-acid sequence MRQLTFASLQVTNLDASKEFYTEKLGFEIDNSNPQACVFKYNQGEASFAIRTPLEPIDEKELGVGVALWFAVSEDLDQLNAKFISNGVATVQPIFDTPFGRAFHVKDIDGYKLTFLDPK is encoded by the coding sequence ATGAGACAATTAACATTTGCTTCACTTCAGGTAACTAATTTGGATGCTTCAAAGGAATTTTACACAGAGAAATTAGGCTTTGAAATAGATAATTCTAATCCACAGGCTTGTGTGTTTAAATACAATCAAGGTGAGGCTAGTTTTGCCATTCGCACACCACTTGAGCCGATTGATGAAAAGGAATTGGGTGTTGGTGTTGCTCTTTGGTTTGCGGTAAGCGAAGATTTAGACCAACTGAATGCCAAATTCATATCAAATGGGGTGGCCACTGTTCAGCCTATTTTTGATACTCCTTTTGGTAGAGCTTTTCATGTTAAAGACATTGATGGTTATAAACTAACTTTTTTAGATCCGAAATAG
- a CDS encoding type B 50S ribosomal protein L31: MKNDIHPEYREVVFYDTSSDHKFLTKSTMSSSETIKWDDGTEYPLIKVEVSSASHPFYTGKKLFVDTAGRVEKFNKKYKKK, from the coding sequence ATGAAAAACGACATACATCCTGAGTACAGAGAGGTAGTATTCTACGACACATCAAGCGACCATAAGTTCTTGACGAAATCTACCATGTCATCAAGCGAAACCATTAAATGGGACGATGGAACAGAGTACCCTCTAATTAAGGTGGAGGTTAGTTCAGCATCTCACCCCTTCTACACTGGTAAAAAACTATTTGTGGATACAGCGGGTAGAGTTGAGAAATTCAACAAAAAATATAAAAAGAAGTAA
- a CDS encoding YifB family Mg chelatase-like AAA ATPase, with protein sequence MLAKTFGAAVYGVDAKIITIEVNVGQGTKFFMSGLPDSAVKESEHRVESAVKFHRFRMPRQKVVVNLAPADIKKEGSAYDLPIALSILQASDQIVAEKLSQYVIMGELSLDGELRPIKGVLPIAIEARKNKFKGFILPKENAREAAIVNDLDIIGVENIKEAVDFFEGDLQIEPLVIDTRDVFMAELNNYDFDFKDVQGQENIKRALEIAAAGGHNAIMIGPPGAGKTMLAKRLSSILPPLSLVEALETTKIHSVAGKLGAKASLISTRPYRAPHHTISDVALVGGGGNPQPGEISLAHNGVLFLDELPEFKRTVLEVMRQPMEERRVTISRARISLDYPANFMLIASMNPCPCGYYNHPEKECVCAPGVVQRYLSKVSGPLLDRIDLHVEVTPVSFDEMTANRKTESSEEIRDRVIQARDKQIERFKETPAIYCNAMMPSQMVKEVCDINEAGRTLLKTAMEKLGLSARAYDRILKVSRTIADLAGTDEIRIEHLAEAIQYRSLDRDGWAG encoded by the coding sequence ATGTTAGCAAAGACTTTTGGAGCGGCAGTTTACGGAGTTGATGCGAAAATTATTACCATAGAAGTAAATGTGGGGCAGGGCACCAAGTTTTTTATGAGTGGCCTGCCTGACAGTGCTGTAAAAGAGAGTGAGCACCGCGTGGAATCAGCGGTGAAATTCCATAGATTTAGAATGCCTCGCCAAAAGGTGGTGGTGAATTTGGCTCCTGCTGATATTAAAAAGGAAGGCAGTGCCTATGATTTGCCTATCGCGTTAAGCATTTTACAAGCTTCGGATCAGATAGTGGCAGAAAAGCTTTCCCAATATGTTATCATGGGCGAGTTGTCATTAGATGGTGAGCTGAGGCCTATAAAAGGCGTTTTGCCTATAGCTATTGAAGCCCGAAAGAATAAATTTAAGGGCTTTATCCTACCTAAAGAAAATGCCAGAGAAGCAGCCATTGTCAATGATCTGGATATAATTGGAGTAGAGAATATTAAAGAAGCAGTAGACTTTTTTGAGGGCGATCTGCAAATAGAACCTTTAGTGATAGACACTCGAGATGTGTTTATGGCTGAGCTAAATAATTATGATTTCGACTTTAAAGATGTTCAAGGTCAGGAAAATATAAAAAGGGCATTGGAAATTGCCGCAGCTGGCGGCCATAATGCTATTATGATAGGTCCTCCCGGGGCTGGAAAAACCATGCTGGCCAAGCGGTTATCATCCATTTTGCCTCCTTTGTCTCTGGTGGAAGCACTGGAAACTACTAAAATACATTCTGTGGCAGGTAAGCTGGGAGCTAAGGCCAGTCTTATATCAACAAGGCCATATCGTGCCCCTCACCACACCATTAGTGATGTGGCTTTGGTAGGTGGCGGAGGGAACCCACAACCTGGAGAAATTTCGTTAGCTCATAACGGAGTATTGTTCTTAGATGAATTGCCAGAATTTAAGCGAACTGTTTTAGAGGTAATGCGTCAGCCTATGGAAGAGCGTAGAGTCACCATTTCGCGAGCTCGTATTTCGCTAGACTACCCCGCTAATTTTATGCTGATAGCCAGTATGAATCCATGTCCTTGTGGATATTATAACCATCCTGAAAAGGAATGTGTATGTGCTCCTGGTGTGGTGCAGCGTTATCTCAGCAAAGTAAGCGGCCCTTTACTAGACAGGATTGATCTGCATGTAGAAGTGACTCCGGTATCATTTGATGAAATGACGGCTAATAGAAAAACCGAAAGCAGCGAAGAGATCAGAGATAGGGTGATACAAGCGCGAGATAAACAGATAGAGCGCTTTAAGGAGACACCAGCTATCTATTGCAATGCCATGATGCCTTCTCAAATGGTGAAAGAGGTATGTGATATCAATGAAGCCGGCCGTACATTATTAAAAACCGCCATGGAAAAGTTAGGCCTCTCTGCCAGAGCCTATGACCGTATCCTGAAAGTGTCTCGCACCATAGCCGACCTGGCAGGCACTGATGAAATAAGAATAGAACACCTGGCCGAAGCCATTCAGTACCGTAGTCTGGATAGAGATGGCTGGGCAGGGTAA
- a CDS encoding MarR family winged helix-turn-helix transcriptional regulator: MHKEIDFQFKRPEDSPGYLLGQLTQLWQRNQKKVLDPLNLTSTQFVLLAALGWLSKKSDAVTQIDIANQSNSDRMMVSKVLRTLQEKKFISRREHPTDTRAKVIQLTEAGANVLQEALAAIERSDIDFFSSLGDKLPVFNQKMAYLIKQNKEE, from the coding sequence ATGCATAAAGAGATCGATTTTCAATTTAAACGTCCGGAAGATAGCCCTGGTTATTTATTGGGGCAGTTAACTCAATTATGGCAGCGCAACCAAAAGAAGGTGTTAGATCCTTTAAATTTAACTTCTACTCAATTTGTTTTGCTGGCTGCATTGGGATGGCTGTCAAAAAAGAGTGATGCAGTAACACAAATAGACATAGCAAACCAAAGTAATTCTGATAGAATGATGGTTTCTAAAGTGCTAAGGACTTTGCAGGAAAAGAAGTTTATCAGTAGAAGGGAGCACCCTACTGATACCAGGGCAAAGGTGATTCAATTAACGGAGGCGGGTGCAAATGTTCTTCAAGAAGCTTTGGCGGCTATTGAGCGTTCGGATATTGACTTCTTTTCTTCTTTGGGTGATAAATTGCCAGTTTTTAATCAGAAGATGGCTTATTTAATTAAGCAAAATAAGGAAGAATAG
- the lpcA gene encoding D-sedoheptulose 7-phosphate isomerase, which produces MSNLQLIKQELLQASDVLDDFLTDTSNIQKIERAANLFVESFKKGGKAISCGNGGSHCDAMHFAEELTGRFRDERKPLPAVAISDSSHITCVGNDYGYDKVFSRFVEALGVENDVLLAISTSGNSKNILEAARVARSKGVKVVALTGNGGGELGEMADLEIRVPHYGYADRIQEVHIKIIHILIMLIEKMV; this is translated from the coding sequence ATGAGTAACTTACAGTTGATAAAGCAGGAGCTATTGCAGGCTTCTGATGTGTTAGACGATTTTTTAACCGACACTTCAAACATTCAAAAGATAGAGCGCGCAGCTAACTTGTTTGTAGAAAGCTTTAAGAAAGGTGGCAAAGCCATATCTTGTGGTAACGGAGGTTCGCACTGTGATGCCATGCATTTTGCAGAAGAGCTTACAGGCCGTTTTCGTGATGAAAGAAAACCCTTGCCCGCAGTGGCCATTTCAGATTCCAGTCATATTACCTGCGTAGGTAATGATTATGGATATGATAAGGTTTTTTCTCGTTTTGTGGAAGCTTTAGGAGTAGAAAATGACGTGCTTTTAGCGATAAGCACCAGCGGAAATTCTAAAAACATTCTGGAAGCAGCTCGTGTAGCCAGAAGTAAAGGCGTAAAAGTAGTGGCCCTTACCGGTAATGGTGGTGGCGAGCTAGGTGAAATGGCTGATCTGGAAATTCGTGTGCCTCATTATGGTTATGCAGATAGAATCCAGGAAGTACACATCAAAATAATACATATTCTTATTATGCTCATCGAAAAAATGGTGTAA
- a CDS encoding EVE domain-containing protein: protein MECVTKYWLAVASKDHVKSGITQGIAQTCHGKAAPLKRMKKGDFVIYYSSKQTLGRPEKCQQFTALGKVLDDEVYQYQASEGFCPSRRNIEFLDSSDISILPLIEELEFILNKKSWGYPFRFGFFEINKHDFDLISSQMLQHQYA from the coding sequence ATGGAATGCGTAACTAAATACTGGCTTGCAGTAGCTTCAAAAGATCATGTAAAAAGTGGAATTACTCAGGGTATTGCGCAGACTTGTCATGGTAAAGCTGCTCCTTTAAAAAGAATGAAGAAGGGTGATTTTGTGATTTATTATTCTAGTAAGCAAACCTTAGGTAGGCCAGAAAAATGTCAGCAATTTACTGCATTAGGTAAGGTTTTAGATGATGAAGTATATCAATATCAGGCGTCGGAAGGTTTCTGTCCTTCAAGGAGAAATATTGAGTTTTTAGATAGTAGTGACATTTCAATTCTTCCGTTGATTGAGGAATTAGAATTTATTCTAAATAAAAAAAGTTGGGGATATCCATTTCGTTTTGGTTTTTTTGAGATCAATAAACATGACTTTGATTTAATATCATCACAAATGCTTCAACATCAATATGCATAA